A genomic segment from Candidatus Viadribacter manganicus encodes:
- a CDS encoding L-glutamate gamma-semialdehyde dehydrogenase: MTAMQAAPTPHPAAAIDWDALDAQKYQDEDAAVAALLADPPLDSAARASVNAEARALVVGARGLKRRKGVMESFLEEFGLSNAEGLALMCLAEALLRVPDAETADKLIAEKISTGQWAEHLGKSDHWLVNAGTFGLMLTGRVVNLPEELKGEASEVVGKLVKRMGEPVVRAGAMQAMRILGEQFVLGRNIQEGLKRGASMVRQGLATRYSFDMLGEGARTNADAERYLVSYANAIDVVGEAAGGMGPHASNGVSVKLSALHPRYEARLEEHVFAELYPRVLQLAEAAKKWNIGLSLDAEEADRLVLSLKLFEKLALEPSLKDWEGLGVVIQAYQKRTRAVIQRLISLSRRRGSPIQVRLVKGAYWDGEVKRAQVMGRPDFPVWTTKAATDVHYMACARDLFRAGDAVFPQFATHNAHTVAAVRRMAASAGRDKFEFQRLHGMGEALYLAVDPPPQVRVYAPIGGHEDLLPYLVRRLLENGANTSFVHSFLDDDVSPDVVAADPIATLEANPHRHRRLAPPPQLFGASRRNSSGPDISIAAERKALGEARAPAMEKVSVADPAEAIATAHKAFDAWNGRGGAARAAIIRAMGDILQKNETALIALTAKEAGRNLQDSIDEVREAVDFCRFYAAEAERLFSGPRALPSPAGETDHLELHGRGVFVCISPWNFPLAIFTGQLAAALAAGNTVVAKPAEQTPLIAEIAVKLFYEAGLPREVLQLVQGAGDVGGRLVADSRISGVAFTGSTEVARLINRTLAAKDGPIVPLIAETGGLNGMFVDTTALKEQVVDDVCISAFNSAGQRCSSLRLLFLPHDTADGVIETLMGAMDCLNIGDPADPRTDIGPIIDAEAKANLDKHMERMRSEARVLKQLDVSKLGGNFFGPAVIELASLDQISREVFGPILHIIRYDPADVAKVGAELASKGYGLTLGVHSRLESFMQEVIAAAPAGNVYVNRTIVGAVVGVQPFGGSGLSGTGPKAGGPNYLPRFAEERAISNNIAAQGGDPQLLNL; the protein is encoded by the coding sequence ATGACGGCCATGCAAGCAGCCCCGACACCGCACCCTGCCGCCGCAATCGATTGGGACGCGCTCGACGCGCAAAAATATCAGGACGAGGACGCCGCCGTAGCCGCGCTACTGGCCGATCCGCCTCTCGATTCCGCCGCCCGCGCCAGTGTGAATGCCGAAGCGCGCGCTTTGGTCGTGGGCGCTCGGGGCCTGAAGCGGCGCAAGGGTGTCATGGAGAGCTTCCTCGAAGAATTCGGGCTCTCCAACGCCGAGGGGCTGGCGTTGATGTGCTTGGCCGAAGCACTATTGCGGGTGCCGGACGCGGAAACCGCTGACAAGTTGATCGCCGAGAAGATTTCGACGGGTCAATGGGCCGAGCATCTTGGCAAATCCGACCATTGGCTCGTCAACGCCGGCACGTTCGGGCTGATGCTCACCGGTCGCGTTGTGAATTTGCCGGAAGAGCTGAAGGGCGAAGCGAGCGAAGTGGTTGGCAAACTTGTTAAGCGCATGGGCGAACCCGTGGTGCGCGCGGGCGCGATGCAGGCGATGCGGATCTTGGGCGAGCAGTTCGTGCTCGGCCGCAACATCCAGGAGGGTCTTAAACGCGGCGCCAGCATGGTCCGCCAAGGGCTTGCCACGCGCTATTCGTTCGACATGCTCGGCGAGGGTGCGCGAACCAACGCGGACGCAGAGCGCTATCTCGTCAGCTACGCCAATGCCATCGACGTGGTCGGGGAGGCGGCGGGCGGCATGGGTCCGCACGCGTCAAACGGCGTTTCGGTAAAACTTTCGGCGCTGCACCCGCGTTATGAAGCGCGGCTGGAGGAGCACGTTTTTGCCGAACTTTACCCGCGCGTTCTGCAACTGGCGGAGGCTGCGAAGAAGTGGAACATCGGCCTTTCGCTTGACGCTGAAGAAGCTGATCGTCTCGTGCTTTCGCTGAAGCTGTTCGAGAAGTTGGCGCTTGAGCCTTCGCTGAAGGACTGGGAAGGGCTCGGCGTCGTCATCCAGGCCTATCAGAAGCGCACGCGCGCGGTCATCCAGCGCTTGATCTCACTCTCGCGCCGCCGGGGTTCACCGATCCAAGTGCGTCTGGTGAAGGGCGCCTACTGGGACGGAGAAGTGAAGCGCGCGCAAGTGATGGGCCGCCCGGATTTTCCGGTGTGGACCACCAAAGCCGCGACCGACGTGCACTACATGGCCTGCGCGCGCGATCTCTTCCGCGCCGGTGATGCGGTCTTCCCGCAATTTGCCACCCACAACGCTCACACCGTCGCCGCCGTTCGCCGCATGGCCGCGAGCGCTGGGCGGGATAAGTTCGAATTCCAGCGTCTACACGGCATGGGAGAGGCGCTTTACCTCGCCGTCGATCCGCCGCCGCAGGTGCGCGTCTATGCGCCTATCGGCGGACACGAAGATCTCCTGCCGTATCTGGTTCGCCGTCTCTTGGAGAATGGCGCCAATACCAGCTTTGTGCATTCGTTCCTGGACGATGACGTTTCGCCTGATGTCGTCGCCGCCGATCCGATCGCCACGCTCGAAGCCAATCCGCATCGCCACCGCCGTTTGGCGCCACCGCCGCAATTGTTCGGCGCAAGCCGTCGCAACTCTTCAGGCCCGGACATTTCTATCGCTGCCGAGCGCAAAGCGTTGGGGGAAGCAAGAGCGCCTGCAATGGAGAAGGTAAGCGTTGCTGATCCTGCCGAAGCGATCGCAACCGCGCATAAGGCGTTCGATGCCTGGAATGGCCGCGGCGGCGCGGCGCGCGCCGCAATCATCCGCGCGATGGGTGATATTCTTCAGAAAAACGAGACTGCTCTCATCGCGCTTACCGCGAAAGAGGCCGGCCGCAACCTGCAGGATTCGATCGACGAAGTGCGTGAGGCGGTCGACTTCTGCCGCTTCTATGCTGCTGAAGCGGAGCGCCTGTTTTCTGGTCCGCGTGCGCTGCCGTCGCCGGCAGGTGAGACCGATCATCTGGAACTACATGGGCGCGGCGTGTTCGTTTGCATCAGTCCGTGGAATTTCCCTTTGGCGATCTTCACCGGCCAGCTCGCGGCGGCTCTCGCTGCCGGCAATACGGTTGTCGCAAAGCCCGCCGAGCAAACGCCTCTGATCGCAGAAATCGCGGTGAAGCTTTTTTATGAGGCTGGTCTGCCGCGTGAGGTTCTCCAATTGGTCCAAGGCGCCGGCGATGTCGGCGGCAGGCTCGTTGCAGATTCGCGCATTTCCGGCGTTGCTTTCACCGGCTCCACCGAAGTCGCGCGGCTTATCAATCGCACGCTCGCCGCTAAAGACGGTCCAATCGTGCCGCTCATCGCCGAGACGGGTGGTTTAAACGGCATGTTCGTTGATACGACGGCGCTGAAGGAGCAGGTTGTTGATGACGTCTGCATCTCGGCGTTCAATTCCGCCGGCCAACGCTGCTCAAGCTTGCGTCTCTTGTTCCTGCCGCATGACACCGCCGATGGCGTCATCGAGACGCTTATGGGCGCGATGGATTGTTTGAACATCGGTGATCCCGCCGATCCGCGCACCGACATCGGACCCATCATTGATGCCGAGGCCAAAGCCAACCTCGACAAGCATATGGAGCGGATGCGCAGCGAGGCGCGCGTGCTGAAACAACTCGATGTGTCCAAGCTCGGCGGCAATTTCTTTGGCCCGGCCGTCATTGAGCTTGCGAGCCTTGATCAGATCAGCCGTGAAGTGTTCGGCCCGATCTTGCACATCATTCGCTATGACCCCGCCGATGTTGCGAAGGTTGGCGCGGAACTTGCCTCAAAAGGGTACGGGCTGACGCTTGGCGTGCACTCGCGTCTTGAAAGCTTCATGCAAGAAGTGATCGCGGCGGCGCCTGCCGGCAATGTCTACGTCAATCGCACTATCGTTGGCGCGGTTGTCGGCGTGCAGCCGTTCGGTGGCTCGGGCCTTTCTGGCACCGGCCCGAAAGCCGGTGGTCCGAACTATTTGCCGCGTTTTGCCGAAGAACGCGCCATCAGCAACAACATCGCGGCTCAAGGCGGCGATCCTCAGCTTCTGAACCTCTAA
- a CDS encoding PaaI family thioesterase, producing the protein MDLADKACPILQMSTGRELFPVTQETVLPAYDLIFAPWVKQLALCDFNVEGHRVSARLPEADALKFSAGAICGQAIMAAIDTITALAMATGDRATRGTSYQHTHFLRPAKGDDFIVTAEVLRFGKTSAYAEAKITFAGTGALVAHAVLEFAF; encoded by the coding sequence ATGGACCTTGCCGACAAAGCGTGCCCTATTCTGCAGATGAGCACTGGCAGAGAACTATTTCCGGTCACGCAAGAAACGGTTTTACCGGCGTATGACCTGATCTTCGCGCCGTGGGTAAAACAGCTCGCGCTTTGCGATTTTAATGTTGAAGGCCATCGCGTTTCGGCACGGCTTCCGGAAGCGGATGCGCTGAAATTTTCCGCCGGCGCGATCTGCGGACAAGCCATCATGGCGGCGATCGACACGATTACGGCGCTCGCAATGGCTACCGGAGATCGCGCCACACGTGGCACCAGCTATCAGCACACACACTTCTTGCGACCCGCGAAGGGCGACGACTTCATCGTGACGGCCGAGGTGCTGCGCTTCGGCAAAACCAGCGCCTATGCCGAAGCAAAGATTACATTCGCCGGCACAGGCGCGCTTGTCGCGCACGCCGTGCTTGAGTTTGCGTTCTGA
- a CDS encoding S41 family peptidase produces the protein MNLVQSLAAAAAAIVVAATAGSPAPAQTMSQAMAETRAALTPDAIRGAVEELASILQQRYVFPDAANQYAEHLRSRAQAGAYDGASDPQQLAAQLTGELNSIHRDAHLRVTLNGGSETGRRVLRAPPGDDAFGEAQWLADGVAYLRINIIPGDDASKARMGQILDQYAEANALVLDLRTCRGGTLGVMDVLLSRLYSQPRQLMTMDTRRGADGGLEDFYAGASTMHEVQSAPRNVRRWQHWAQPTSPVSSLADARVFVLTDETASACEHLSLALKETGRATLIGATTRGAGNYGGEEAFGNGVFQVFLPIGRSYIERTGQGWESVGVAPDRAVAPQEALNEALRELNVAPNAMTQALAQIRAPRDTVRVDGAASPTRRYGIGTAMQVGASSLEVMEIAPGFPAARSGLQAGDRIVSINGAPVSSLSADQFSAAMRASALTLDVLRGSERMTLRMSLDS, from the coding sequence ATGAATCTCGTGCAATCACTAGCCGCCGCGGCAGCCGCGATTGTGGTGGCGGCGACAGCGGGTAGCCCAGCGCCCGCTCAGACTATGTCTCAAGCCATGGCTGAGACGCGCGCTGCGCTCACGCCTGACGCTATCCGCGGCGCCGTCGAAGAACTCGCCAGCATCCTGCAGCAGCGTTACGTCTTCCCGGACGCGGCGAACCAATATGCTGAGCACCTTCGCAGCCGCGCCCAAGCCGGCGCCTATGATGGCGCTTCCGACCCCCAGCAACTCGCGGCGCAGCTCACCGGCGAACTCAACTCGATCCATCGCGATGCGCATCTGCGCGTAACGTTGAACGGTGGATCCGAGACGGGACGCCGCGTTTTGCGTGCGCCGCCAGGAGATGACGCGTTCGGTGAAGCGCAATGGCTTGCCGATGGCGTGGCTTATTTGCGGATCAACATAATCCCGGGCGATGACGCATCGAAAGCGCGCATGGGGCAGATTCTCGATCAGTACGCCGAGGCTAATGCGTTAGTGCTCGATCTGCGCACGTGCCGCGGCGGCACGCTAGGGGTGATGGATGTGCTGCTCTCGCGTCTCTATTCGCAACCGAGGCAGCTCATGACCATGGATACGCGCCGCGGCGCCGATGGCGGCCTTGAAGATTTCTACGCCGGCGCAAGCACCATGCACGAAGTTCAGAGCGCACCGCGCAACGTGCGCCGCTGGCAACATTGGGCGCAACCCACCTCACCCGTCAGCTCACTCGCGGATGCTCGCGTATTCGTGCTAACCGATGAAACCGCATCGGCCTGCGAACACCTTTCGCTGGCTTTGAAAGAAACCGGTCGCGCTACCCTGATTGGCGCGACCACGCGAGGCGCGGGCAATTACGGTGGCGAAGAGGCATTTGGAAATGGCGTTTTCCAAGTCTTCTTGCCAATCGGCCGCTCCTACATCGAGCGCACAGGCCAAGGCTGGGAATCTGTCGGCGTCGCGCCAGATCGGGCGGTCGCACCGCAAGAAGCGCTGAACGAAGCCTTGCGCGAATTGAACGTGGCGCCAAACGCAATGACGCAGGCGCTCGCGCAAATCCGTGCACCACGCGATACGGTGCGCGTCGATGGCGCGGCCTCGCCAACACGGCGCTATGGCATTGGAACGGCGATGCAGGTTGGGGCCTCCTCGCTTGAGGTGATGGAGATTGCACCGGGCTTTCCGGCCGCGCGCAGCGGGCTGCAAGCAGGCGACCGCATCGTCAGCATCAATGGAGCGCCAGTCTCTTCGCTGTCCGCGGATCAATTCTCAGCAGCGATGCGCGCGTCTGCGCTAACTTTGGATGTACTGCGCGGCAGCGAGCGGATGACGTTGCGCATGTCGCTCGACAGTTAA
- a CDS encoding Flp family type IVb pilin, which yields MITRFLRDERGATAIEYALIASLIGLVIITAVGAVGDSLTGIFDDAAAGLGG from the coding sequence ATGATCACCCGCTTTCTTCGTGACGAACGCGGCGCGACCGCGATCGAATACGCTCTTATCGCCTCGTTGATCGGCCTCGTGATCATTACCGCCGTGGGCGCTGTCGGCGACTCGCTAACCGGCATTTTCGATGACGCAGCAGCCGGCCTCGGCGGCTAA
- a CDS encoding glutathione binding-like protein, translated as MKLYYAPAACSLGPHIAIREAGLDATLNKVSFGKERTTEDGRNFYDINPQGAVPTLELDSGEVLTEAQVLLQYIAAQKPEAKLAITEGPDRWRFLEALNFIATELHKGTSPLFRNPSDEAKAATRANLVNRYKLLEQKLGDKDYLLGQFTVADAYAFVVLNWARRFEIPVSASLNAYFERIRARPAVQQALKEEGLPTS; from the coding sequence ATGAAACTCTATTACGCACCCGCCGCCTGCTCACTTGGCCCGCACATCGCCATCCGCGAAGCTGGGCTTGATGCAACGCTGAACAAAGTAAGCTTCGGCAAGGAACGCACGACCGAGGACGGGCGCAACTTCTACGACATCAATCCGCAGGGCGCAGTGCCGACACTTGAACTGGATAGCGGCGAAGTTCTCACCGAGGCCCAGGTTCTCTTGCAATACATCGCAGCGCAAAAGCCAGAAGCAAAACTCGCGATCACCGAGGGCCCCGATCGCTGGCGCTTCTTGGAGGCGCTCAACTTTATCGCCACTGAATTGCACAAGGGCACATCGCCGCTCTTCCGAAACCCAAGCGATGAAGCCAAGGCGGCGACAAGGGCAAACTTGGTGAACCGCTATAAACTTCTTGAGCAGAAGCTGGGCGACAAAGACTACCTCCTCGGCCAGTTCACGGTGGCGGATGCGTATGCGTTCGTGGTGCTCAATTGGGCGCGGAGATTCGAAATTCCTGTATCGGCGAGCCTCAACGCCTACTTCGAACGCATCCGCGCACGGCCCGCGGTCCAGCAAGCCCTGAAAGAAGAAGGCTTGCCAACGTCCTAG
- a CDS encoding (deoxy)nucleoside triphosphate pyrophosphohydrolase: MQTSDSAPSTRRLLLVAAAALVDSSGRVLITQRPAHKQLGGLWEFPGGKVELGEAPEHALVRELKEELDLHVEPDALDPFAFASHAYPDFHLLMPLYVVTKFGGVMKLDPNSAQAAKWVQPAELRAHEMPPADVVLVNRLIERTAA; encoded by the coding sequence ATGCAAACCAGCGATAGTGCTCCTTCGACGCGACGTCTGCTGCTGGTTGCAGCCGCCGCTTTGGTGGATTCATCGGGTCGCGTGCTCATCACACAGCGGCCTGCGCACAAGCAGCTTGGCGGTCTCTGGGAATTTCCCGGCGGCAAGGTCGAGTTGGGCGAAGCGCCCGAGCATGCGCTCGTTCGGGAGTTGAAGGAGGAACTGGATTTGCACGTAGAGCCCGATGCTCTGGATCCGTTCGCGTTTGCTTCGCACGCGTATCCGGATTTCCATCTGCTGATGCCACTCTACGTCGTCACCAAGTTTGGCGGCGTGATGAAACTCGACCCAAATTCCGCGCAGGCCGCAAAGTGGGTTCAACCGGCAGAGCTGCGCGCGCACGAGATGCCGCCGGCCGACGTCGTTCTCGTCAACCGCCTTATCGAACGGACCGCCGCATGA
- a CDS encoding GNAT family N-acetyltransferase has protein sequence MLTVSREPLLTRRLELRRTRSEDAPAMFEALSDPAMYEFIPRSAPATAADVELRFLRVMHETAPDRLEQWLNWTVWLRDGGAGIGTIEATVRPGHRVEIGYLFNPRIWRRGYACEAVAAMLDHLQDRGAASFEASIDIRNMASKALARSLGFKHIETRGLDEEWRRA, from the coding sequence ATGCTGACGGTGTCGCGCGAACCGCTGCTTACAAGGCGGCTAGAGCTGCGACGCACGCGCAGTGAAGACGCACCCGCCATGTTCGAGGCGCTGAGCGATCCTGCAATGTACGAATTCATTCCACGCAGCGCGCCAGCGACCGCGGCGGATGTGGAGTTGAGATTTTTGCGGGTGATGCACGAGACAGCGCCTGATCGGCTCGAACAATGGCTGAATTGGACGGTGTGGTTGCGCGATGGCGGCGCTGGCATCGGGACTATAGAAGCGACGGTGCGGCCGGGTCATCGCGTCGAAATAGGCTATCTCTTCAACCCGCGCATATGGCGCCGTGGCTATGCGTGCGAGGCCGTGGCCGCGATGCTAGATCACCTCCAAGATCGAGGCGCCGCATCGTTCGAAGCGAGCATCGACATTCGCAACATGGCTTCCAAGGCGTTAGCGAGATCGCTTGGTTTCAAGCACATCGAAACGCGCGGTCTGGATGAGGAATGGCGGCGCGCATAG
- a CDS encoding serine hydrolase domain-containing protein, translating to MLRVVFVAAILAFAASAQAQTLPPLPPQPAGVAWPGADWEAAQLPADVDRAAYDLAVTEAFAGVHPQMGETRAVVIVQGGRLVFERYGDGYTRDTRLNSWSVGKSITHALVGAAVLQGRLSIDAPMGNPAWRAGDRRASITWRQWMQMVDGLDYNENAANVAEAGNARMLFGEGRRDVVGWAASRPLIHDPGTHWNYSSAGTMLTADALTRVVVPQPSDANDRRARMRAWMNSSLFDRIGMHPVVEFDPQGAFYGSSLYWASARDYARFGYLYLRDGVWNGERILPEGWVEFARTPGPDAETDIYGAQWWLTPSSGRGRPSRSLIIDPDLTDAFSAQGHEGQIIVVVPSKDLVLVRLGRFDGGAEAWDALGDWAGRLIGAFGDRPQS from the coding sequence ATGCTGCGAGTAGTGTTCGTGGCCGCAATATTGGCTTTCGCTGCGTCAGCGCAGGCCCAGACGTTGCCTCCGTTGCCTCCGCAGCCAGCGGGCGTCGCTTGGCCGGGCGCCGACTGGGAAGCGGCGCAGCTCCCCGCTGATGTCGATCGCGCCGCGTATGATCTTGCCGTCACAGAAGCGTTCGCAGGCGTTCACCCACAAATGGGCGAGACGCGCGCCGTCGTCATCGTGCAAGGTGGACGCCTCGTCTTTGAGCGCTACGGCGATGGCTATACGCGCGACACAAGGCTGAATTCCTGGTCGGTCGGGAAATCGATCACGCATGCGCTTGTCGGCGCCGCTGTGCTTCAGGGGCGGCTCAGCATTGATGCGCCGATGGGCAATCCAGCGTGGCGAGCAGGGGATCGGCGCGCATCGATCACCTGGCGCCAATGGATGCAAATGGTCGACGGCCTCGACTACAATGAGAACGCCGCCAATGTCGCTGAAGCCGGCAATGCGCGCATGCTGTTCGGCGAAGGGCGCCGGGATGTTGTGGGTTGGGCCGCTTCGCGCCCATTGATCCACGATCCCGGCACACATTGGAATTATTCCTCGGCCGGCACAATGTTGACGGCCGATGCGCTGACCCGCGTCGTCGTCCCCCAGCCAAGCGATGCAAACGATCGTCGCGCCCGTATGCGCGCCTGGATGAACAGCTCTCTGTTTGATCGGATCGGCATGCATCCGGTCGTCGAGTTCGATCCGCAGGGCGCGTTTTATGGAAGCTCACTCTATTGGGCGAGCGCGCGGGACTATGCCCGTTTCGGTTATCTTTATCTTCGCGACGGCGTTTGGAACGGCGAGCGTATCCTGCCGGAAGGCTGGGTAGAATTTGCGCGCACGCCTGGGCCTGATGCCGAGACCGACATTTACGGCGCACAATGGTGGCTGACGCCATCGAGCGGAAGGGGACGTCCCTCGCGTTCGCTGATCATAGATCCCGACCTCACCGACGCCTTTTCAGCTCAGGGCCATGAGGGGCAAATCATCGTCGTTGTGCCATCTAAGGATCTTGTGCTGGTTCGGCTTGGTCGCTTTGACGGCGGCGCCGAAGCGTGGGATGCGCTGGGCGATTGGGCAGGGCGCTTGATCGGTGCGTTCGGCGACCGCCCGCAGAGCTGA
- the gluQRS gene encoding tRNA glutamyl-Q(34) synthetase GluQRS, with the protein MSFVTRFAPSPTGHLHLGHAFSALTAFDAARATGGRFVLRIEDIDQGRSRPAFEASIFEDLGWLGIEWERPVRRQSQHMSEYEAALKTLVERQLVYRCFRTRKEIAEAIASAPHGEAEEAFRGEALPPEEENAKLEAGEAFAWRLSLKKARAALGPAYFTLVFEDETQLVRAEPEKHGDVVLARKDFGTSYHLASVWDDALQGVTHVIRGEDLREAAHLHVLLQKLLKLPQPIYRHHRLILGEDGKRLAKRDSAATLKALREAGKTPADIRAMVGL; encoded by the coding sequence ATGAGTTTCGTCACACGCTTTGCGCCCTCACCTACGGGCCATCTGCATCTGGGGCACGCGTTTTCCGCGCTGACGGCGTTTGACGCTGCGCGGGCCACGGGCGGACGTTTCGTTCTGCGCATCGAGGATATCGATCAAGGCCGCTCCCGCCCCGCGTTCGAAGCGTCAATCTTTGAAGATCTCGGTTGGCTTGGCATTGAGTGGGAAAGGCCGGTGCGCCGCCAATCCCAGCACATGAGCGAGTACGAAGCGGCGCTGAAAACGCTGGTCGAGCGCCAACTTGTGTACCGCTGCTTCCGCACGCGCAAAGAAATCGCCGAGGCCATTGCATCGGCGCCGCACGGCGAGGCCGAAGAAGCGTTTCGCGGCGAGGCGCTGCCACCTGAAGAGGAAAACGCCAAGCTCGAAGCCGGCGAGGCGTTTGCTTGGCGCCTCTCACTGAAGAAGGCTCGCGCGGCGCTTGGTCCGGCGTACTTCACGCTCGTCTTTGAAGACGAGACACAATTGGTGCGCGCCGAACCGGAAAAGCACGGTGATGTCGTGCTCGCGCGCAAGGACTTTGGCACAAGCTATCATCTCGCTTCGGTTTGGGATGACGCGTTGCAAGGCGTCACACATGTCATTCGAGGCGAAGACTTGCGCGAGGCAGCGCACCTACACGTGTTGCTGCAAAAGTTGCTCAAGCTGCCACAGCCGATTTATCGCCACCACCGGCTCATCCTTGGCGAAGACGGCAAACGTCTTGCCAAGCGCGATTCTGCCGCGACATTGAAGGCGCTCCGTGAAGCGGGCAAAACACCTGCCGATATACGCGCGATGGTTGGGCTTTGA
- a CDS encoding HNH endonuclease: protein MNVSSAPLAGFPALVLNADFRPLSYYPLSLWPWQEAVKAVFLERVDVVAHYDQVVHSPSFEMKLPSVISLRDYVHQDRPPAFTRFNVFLRDSFACQYCGSPDDLTFDHVVPRSKGGRTTWENIVTACAPCNLRKGGKYVHHSGMRPYRRPRRPTMHELQHVGRRFPPHHLHESWMDYLYWDVELDA from the coding sequence ATGAACGTTTCCAGCGCCCCTCTAGCGGGTTTCCCGGCGCTGGTTCTCAACGCCGATTTCCGCCCGCTGTCCTATTATCCGTTGTCACTTTGGCCCTGGCAGGAAGCGGTCAAGGCCGTGTTCCTTGAGCGCGTCGATGTGGTCGCGCATTATGATCAGGTTGTGCACTCGCCCTCATTCGAGATGAAGCTGCCGAGCGTCATCTCCTTGCGCGATTATGTGCATCAGGATCGCCCGCCGGCTTTCACGCGCTTCAACGTCTTCCTGCGCGACAGCTTTGCTTGTCAGTATTGCGGAAGCCCAGACGACCTCACGTTCGATCACGTCGTCCCGCGCTCAAAAGGCGGGCGTACGACTTGGGAGAATATCGTCACCGCCTGTGCGCCCTGCAATCTCAGGAAGGGCGGCAAATACGTGCACCATTCCGGCATGCGGCCTTATCGGCGGCCACGGCGGCCGACGATGCATGAGTTGCAACATGTCGGTCGCCGCTTTCCGCCGCATCACTTGCATGAAAGCTGGATGGACTACCTCTATTGGGATGTCGAACTCGACGCTTAA
- a CDS encoding alpha/beta hydrolase gives MTVFLDGPRMPPKRGGKPDSLVIFLHGYGSNGADLISLAPYWADQLPGTAFVSPNAIEPVPMAPGGYQWFPISSLDPHLMEHGVKSAAQSVDRFIDRELERYGLTPDRLALVGFSQGTMMALHVGLRREKQIAGIIGFSGVLVGAQSLKAQMRSKPPVLLIHGDRDPTIPIPALFDSAEALSAADHGAQWHISYGVPHSIGPDGLELGGEFLAMYLKTKGLLSGA, from the coding sequence ATGACAGTCTTCCTCGATGGCCCCCGTATGCCGCCCAAGCGCGGTGGAAAACCGGACTCCCTGGTCATTTTCCTTCACGGCTATGGATCGAACGGCGCCGACCTCATTTCGCTTGCGCCATATTGGGCGGATCAATTGCCTGGAACGGCGTTCGTGTCGCCGAACGCGATCGAGCCTGTGCCGATGGCCCCCGGTGGCTATCAGTGGTTTCCGATTTCGAGCCTTGATCCGCATCTGATGGAGCATGGCGTCAAGAGCGCCGCGCAATCGGTTGATCGGTTCATCGATCGCGAGTTGGAACGCTACGGCTTAACGCCGGATCGATTGGCGCTGGTTGGCTTCAGCCAAGGCACGATGATGGCGCTGCATGTCGGCTTGCGCCGCGAAAAGCAGATCGCGGGCATCATCGGGTTTTCAGGCGTGCTCGTCGGCGCCCAGAGTTTGAAGGCGCAAATGCGCTCCAAGCCGCCGGTATTGCTGATCCATGGTGACCGCGATCCGACCATACCTATTCCTGCGCTCTTCGATTCGGCGGAGGCATTGTCGGCCGCCGACCACGGCGCGCAGTGGCACATTTCATACGGCGTACCACATTCGATCGGTCCGGACGGGCTGGAGCTCGGTGGCGAATTTCTCGCCATGTACTTGAAAACAAAGGGGCTGCTCAGCGGCGCCTGA